The proteins below come from a single Thalassomonas actiniarum genomic window:
- a CDS encoding CesT family type III secretion system chaperone, with the protein MTDQTTQLQAWLDEMGGQLGTSFTLDDQGRCFIQANEETNLCLFAIEGSDHFYINVELIEVPVTGAEMLFRCALSLNLFQQETRGATIAFDDQANTLMLCYSGSYESNTFQDFSNVLNNMIDLTASIQPQLKESLADHTNQAAAPAMNEIGLRL; encoded by the coding sequence ATGACAGATCAGACAACACAATTACAAGCATGGCTCGACGAAATGGGCGGACAACTGGGAACAAGTTTTACCCTGGATGACCAGGGGCGCTGTTTCATCCAGGCAAACGAGGAAACCAATTTATGCCTGTTTGCCATTGAGGGCAGCGATCATTTTTATATCAACGTTGAACTTATCGAGGTGCCGGTAACGGGAGCTGAAATGCTCTTTAGATGCGCACTAAGCTTAAATTTATTCCAACAGGAAACCCGCGGTGCCACCATAGCTTTTGATGACCAGGCCAATACCCTGATGCTCTGCTACAGCGGCAGCTATGAATCAAACACTTTCCAGGATTTTTCAAATGTGCTTAATAACATGATTGACTTAACCGCCAGCATCCAACCGCAACTAAAAGAATCACTGGCCGATCATACCAACCAAGCAGCCGCCCCGGCCATGAATGAAATAGGCCTTCGCCTATAA
- the sctN gene encoding type III secretion system ATPase SctN: MSALNYIGESIAECVNTAELITLRGRVTKVLGTILHAQLPGVETGELCLLTTPGQKRDLMAEVIGFDKHDALLTPLGDMQGISGATEVIPTGRQHTIAVGENLLGRVLDGMGQPIDTATKGPLICSEQYPVYAPPPDPLTRRLIDKPLSLGVKAIDGFITCGEGQRLGIFAAAGGGKTTLLSMLVKGADVDVVVIALIGERGREVREFLEHDLGPEGVKKAVIVVATSDRPSMERAKAAYVSTAIAEYFRDQGKRVLLLMDSVTRFARAQREIGLAAGEPPTRRGFPPSVFATLPKLMERTGLNDKGSITALYTVLVEGDDMTEPVADETRSILDGHIILSRKLGAANHYPAIDVLGSISRVMNNITNREHIDNAGYIRRLMSKYQDVELLVNIGEYQQGEDLEADEAIAKIGDINEFLQQGCDQIIDYDESLASLASLTL, translated from the coding sequence ATGAGCGCACTTAACTATATTGGCGAAAGCATTGCCGAATGTGTCAATACCGCAGAATTGATCACCTTACGCGGCCGCGTCACCAAAGTATTGGGGACCATACTGCATGCACAACTGCCCGGCGTTGAAACCGGGGAGCTGTGTTTATTAACTACGCCGGGACAAAAAAGAGACTTGATGGCAGAAGTCATAGGTTTTGATAAACACGACGCCCTGCTGACCCCTTTGGGAGATATGCAGGGGATTTCCGGCGCCACTGAGGTTATTCCCACAGGGAGACAACACACCATAGCGGTGGGAGAAAATCTGCTTGGCCGGGTACTTGATGGTATGGGACAGCCGATAGATACAGCAACCAAAGGCCCGCTTATCTGCAGTGAGCAATACCCTGTTTACGCGCCGCCGCCGGACCCGTTAACCCGTCGCCTGATAGACAAGCCGCTTTCCCTTGGCGTAAAAGCCATAGACGGCTTTATCACCTGCGGAGAAGGGCAGCGGCTGGGAATATTTGCTGCCGCCGGCGGCGGTAAAACCACTTTACTGTCTATGCTGGTCAAAGGAGCGGATGTCGATGTGGTCGTCATCGCCCTTATCGGGGAGCGCGGCCGGGAAGTGAGGGAGTTTCTTGAGCATGACTTAGGCCCTGAAGGGGTAAAAAAAGCCGTTATTGTCGTGGCGACCTCAGATCGTCCCTCCATGGAAAGGGCAAAAGCCGCTTACGTCTCTACCGCTATCGCCGAATATTTCAGGGATCAGGGTAAACGGGTTTTGCTGTTAATGGACTCGGTCACCCGCTTTGCCCGGGCACAACGTGAGATCGGCCTGGCGGCGGGTGAGCCCCCGACACGAAGAGGCTTTCCCCCCTCGGTGTTTGCCACCTTGCCTAAATTAATGGAACGCACCGGCCTCAACGACAAAGGTTCAATTACCGCCCTGTACACGGTATTAGTTGAAGGTGATGACATGACCGAACCGGTAGCAGATGAAACCCGGTCAATCCTGGACGGCCATATCATCTTATCCCGAAAACTGGGCGCGGCAAACCATTACCCGGCCATTGATGTTCTGGGCAGTATCAGCCGGGTGATGAACAATATTACCAACCGAGAACATATAGATAATGCGGGTTATATCAGGCGGTTAATGTCGAAATATCAGGATGTGGAACTTTTGGTCAACATTGGTGAATATCAGCAGGGGGAAGACCTGGAAGCGGATGAAGCCATAGCCAAAATCGGCGATATCAATGAGTTTTTACAGCAAGGCTGTGATCAAATCATAGATTACGACGAAAGCCTCGCATCTTTAGCCAGCCTGACACTTTAA
- a CDS encoding YajG family lipoprotein, translating to MMKKISLVSVILLLPLINGCAQSVQSLPILATLNPVTASALVRGEIQLEVKDGRPASPVSDDPLAIESIETNDLQDKLKLMLESQLSHRGIRVANGDDDSVLVVTVESIAHRSSDDLWQGYTYTQVKLSAVATTAEGRYQNNYQVNYSQPFHALSDNDDKKYLVSTAIFQASQKVLQDTKLLRFLMK from the coding sequence ATGATGAAAAAAATAAGCTTAGTTAGCGTTATCTTGCTGTTGCCGTTGATCAATGGTTGCGCCCAGTCGGTGCAAAGTCTGCCGATATTGGCAACCTTGAACCCGGTCACTGCCAGTGCCTTAGTCCGGGGGGAAATCCAGCTGGAAGTTAAAGATGGCCGCCCGGCATCACCTGTATCCGACGATCCCCTTGCGATCGAGTCAATAGAGACGAACGATTTGCAGGATAAACTTAAGCTTATGCTTGAGAGCCAATTGAGCCACAGAGGCATCAGAGTGGCTAACGGTGATGATGACAGTGTCTTAGTGGTTACGGTCGAATCAATAGCTCACCGCAGCTCAGACGATCTTTGGCAGGGGTATACCTATACCCAGGTGAAACTGTCTGCCGTTGCCACCACGGCAGAGGGCCGTTATCAAAACAATTATCAAGTGAATTACAGCCAGCCCTTTCATGCGCTTTCTGACAATGACGATAAAAAGTATCTGGTAAGCACGGCTATCTTTCAGGCAAGCCAAAAAGTGTTGCAAGACACTAAATTGCTCCGCTTTTTAATGAAATAA
- the sctC gene encoding type III secretion system outer membrane ring subunit SctC: MRIVIFLIGALFSCALLAKSLQWDEAYALHSKGESIANILKNFSANYNIQAVISPQLTARVLGAYSGKSGRDFLDKLAKKNAFTWYNDNGAIYFYATSEYQNRVFHLKYISPEYLEDMLRKVGIWDGRFNWQVASTEQLVYISGPPRFINLIEQTIWTLDVDHTKETYVLKIFPLKYASAVNTQRVYRGQSREVFGVAHVLRRLVGMTHSQQGNNWLEKSQQANAIIGSKVVPANQQGTLALSPERGQLASIEGDPRLNAVVIYDKAERMPMYQEAIRSLDVRAEQIEIDVTILNISTEKAKQMGLEWAIGSNGNSQGATGNSINFDFDADIRVLEKSGHAQISSRPVIVTGNHQSTILDNSTTFYVRVAAQEDAELFPVSVGTSIDLTPHLIMENGEHKVIMDINIEDGQQNGQQVDSIPVVSATSISTQAMIEEGGSLVVGGYHYDVEMHQETRVPVLHAVPWVGNLFKYHNKSVINMVRLFIIKPRVID; this comes from the coding sequence ATGAGAATCGTTATTTTCTTAATCGGTGCTTTATTTTCCTGTGCGCTTTTGGCGAAATCACTGCAATGGGATGAAGCTTATGCGCTACATTCAAAAGGCGAAAGCATTGCCAATATCTTAAAAAACTTCAGTGCCAACTATAATATTCAAGCCGTGATCAGCCCGCAGTTAACCGCAAGGGTACTGGGTGCATACAGCGGGAAAAGCGGCCGTGACTTTTTAGACAAACTGGCGAAAAAGAATGCCTTCACCTGGTACAACGATAACGGGGCGATCTACTTTTATGCCACGTCCGAGTACCAAAACCGGGTATTCCACTTAAAATATATTTCCCCTGAATATTTAGAAGACATGTTGAGAAAAGTCGGCATTTGGGACGGGCGTTTTAACTGGCAAGTGGCCTCCACCGAACAGCTGGTGTATATCTCAGGCCCGCCACGTTTTATTAACCTGATCGAGCAGACCATTTGGACGCTGGATGTTGATCATACTAAAGAAACTTATGTGCTAAAAATCTTTCCATTAAAGTATGCCAGCGCCGTTAATACTCAAAGGGTATATCGCGGTCAATCCCGGGAAGTTTTTGGTGTTGCTCATGTTTTACGGCGCCTGGTGGGGATGACCCACAGCCAACAGGGCAATAACTGGCTGGAAAAAAGTCAGCAGGCAAACGCTATTATCGGCAGCAAGGTTGTACCCGCCAATCAACAGGGGACCCTGGCGCTCAGCCCTGAGCGCGGTCAGCTGGCCTCCATTGAAGGGGATCCCCGACTCAATGCGGTCGTGATTTATGATAAGGCCGAGCGTATGCCCATGTATCAGGAAGCGATCCGCAGCCTGGATGTGCGCGCTGAACAAATAGAGATTGATGTCACTATCTTGAATATCAGTACCGAAAAAGCCAAACAAATGGGACTTGAATGGGCCATTGGCAGTAACGGCAATAGCCAGGGCGCAACAGGCAATTCGATTAATTTTGATTTTGATGCCGATATCCGCGTGCTGGAGAAAAGCGGACACGCACAGATTTCATCCCGTCCGGTGATTGTTACCGGCAACCATCAAAGCACCATATTGGATAACAGCACCACTTTTTATGTCAGGGTCGCGGCGCAGGAAGATGCGGAATTATTTCCCGTGTCTGTGGGCACAAGTATCGATTTAACCCCGCATTTGATCATGGAAAACGGTGAGCATAAAGTCATCATGGACATTAATATCGAAGACGGGCAACAAAATGGCCAACAGGTGGACTCTATTCCCGTGGTCAGCGCCACCAGTATCAGTACCCAGGCGATGATTGAAGAAGGCGGTAGTTTAGTAGTCGGCGGTTATCACTATGATGTGGAAATGCACCAGGAAACCCGGGTGCCGGTATTACATGCCGTTCCCTGGGTGGGCAACTTATTTAAGTATCACAATAAGAGCGTCATCAACATGGTGCGGCTGTTTATTATCAAGCCCAGGGTTATTGACTAA
- a CDS encoding FHA domain-containing protein, with the protein MTTWYLRVLTGPQKNAEIELEPGTQCLGGSNDCDLILQSGSIEDKHFELILEGETLTLNSLVESAFLQNGKEASDRSISLSHGDYICVGELIFGFANGEYEWPEELLAGENEPGESEEEEEDDGDWGMFSSDGDDDDEDEPEELEDGEPKKWLTKTKLISATTIALFSSVAAAGVAINQASVEAEKKAFFDPELVRTELAERFPRAGLTLSRDDEQLPWQISGYLTNTEDHRELNDWLQLRFPKVINRVLNQHLLLSSAQQTLQALGFSHIKVASTAENGVFSLVGDIKLPTKWQHAFHTLQRDVTGVTTWQDQTRDKRWLPKPNIQVDSVNMGELPFLITSNGESIYEGYTVDGHFTVDKIALDHVVMSFQDRKIKYLIDDL; encoded by the coding sequence GTGACCACATGGTATTTACGGGTTTTAACCGGACCACAAAAAAATGCGGAAATAGAGCTGGAACCCGGCACACAATGCCTTGGGGGGAGCAATGACTGCGATCTTATTTTACAAAGCGGGAGTATCGAGGACAAACATTTTGAACTCATCCTGGAGGGGGAAACACTTACCCTGAACAGTTTGGTTGAAAGTGCTTTTTTACAAAATGGCAAAGAGGCGAGCGATCGAAGCATTTCACTCAGCCATGGTGATTACATTTGTGTTGGCGAGCTGATCTTCGGTTTTGCCAATGGCGAGTATGAATGGCCGGAAGAACTCTTAGCCGGGGAAAACGAGCCGGGCGAGAGTGAAGAGGAGGAGGAAGATGACGGCGATTGGGGCATGTTTTCCAGCGACGGCGACGATGACGATGAAGATGAGCCGGAAGAGCTCGAAGATGGCGAACCGAAAAAATGGCTGACGAAAACCAAATTAATTTCCGCGACCACTATCGCGTTATTTAGCTCGGTGGCGGCGGCCGGGGTTGCTATCAACCAGGCGTCTGTTGAGGCAGAAAAAAAAGCATTTTTCGATCCTGAGCTGGTACGCACTGAACTGGCTGAACGCTTTCCAAGGGCCGGTTTAACGCTCAGCCGGGACGATGAGCAACTTCCCTGGCAGATATCAGGCTATTTAACCAATACCGAAGATCACCGTGAGCTGAATGACTGGCTGCAACTCAGGTTTCCCAAGGTGATCAACCGGGTATTAAACCAACACTTGTTACTCAGCTCGGCCCAGCAAACGCTTCAGGCGCTCGGGTTTTCACATATTAAAGTGGCAAGCACAGCTGAAAACGGCGTATTTTCCCTGGTTGGGGATATAAAGTTGCCAACAAAATGGCAGCACGCGTTTCATACTTTACAACGCGATGTTACCGGTGTGACGACCTGGCAGGATCAAACACGGGATAAGCGTTGGTTACCTAAACCGAATATTCAGGTGGACAGTGTCAACATGGGGGAATTGCCTTTTTTAATCACCAGCAACGGCGAGTCTATCTATGAGGGCTATACGGTTGACGGGCATTTTACCGTTGACAAAATCGCGCTTGATCACGTGGTCATGAGCTTTCAGGACCGAAAAATTAAATACCTGATTGATGATTTATAA
- a CDS encoding EscE/YscE/SsaE family type III secretion system needle protein co-chaperone, with protein MNNFFMTDLEHTLAGEEREACINNLQAAFDQEINQFKAALRRPSTTQEFNRNNAYLDVFSNGLTVLNTITE; from the coding sequence ATGAACAATTTTTTTATGACCGACCTTGAGCATACATTAGCCGGTGAGGAGCGAGAAGCTTGTATTAACAATTTACAGGCAGCTTTTGACCAGGAAATAAATCAGTTCAAGGCAGCGCTTAGAAGGCCTAGTACCACGCAAGAATTTAACCGCAATAATGCCTACCTGGATGTTTTTTCAAATGGCTTAACGGTACTTAACACCATCACAGAATAA
- a CDS encoding FliH/SctL family protein, with amino-acid sequence MFSVIQLKNGTLENKPSGNLLKKSDYRTYMDHKRLAAYSKQQVKKRHKSADARMAEQEEKGYQAGLKAGKAESRQQLLALNLKSIEYIKTFERQACEIIQDVLQRILGQIDQSTLIQSLVGTAIKAVETEQQIKVIVSSNDVKAVKARVEHWQEQYPNIERIDVIADSKIPVRSCRLETPVGVVDAGLQTQLNALHKSLGAVFGSLEGQQENENKSIENRELSYG; translated from the coding sequence ATGTTTTCAGTTATTCAATTAAAAAATGGCACCCTGGAAAATAAACCTTCGGGTAATTTGCTTAAAAAAAGTGATTACCGTACTTATATGGACCACAAGCGTTTAGCAGCCTATAGCAAGCAGCAGGTAAAAAAACGCCACAAATCGGCAGATGCCCGAATGGCAGAGCAAGAAGAAAAAGGTTACCAGGCGGGGCTGAAGGCAGGAAAAGCCGAGTCCCGTCAGCAGCTACTGGCGCTTAATTTAAAATCTATCGAATACATTAAAACATTTGAGCGCCAGGCATGCGAGATCATTCAAGATGTACTGCAACGCATCCTTGGCCAGATAGATCAAAGCACGCTGATCCAGTCTCTGGTAGGTACGGCGATCAAAGCCGTTGAGACCGAGCAGCAAATAAAAGTTATTGTCTCCAGTAACGATGTCAAAGCGGTAAAAGCCAGGGTAGAGCACTGGCAGGAGCAATACCCGAACATAGAACGCATAGATGTCATTGCCGACAGTAAAATACCGGTCAGATCCTGCCGCCTTGAAACCCCGGTAGGGGTGGTGGATGCTGGTCTTCAAACCCAGCTTAATGCATTGCACAAATCTTTGGGCGCTGTATTTGGCTCCCTTGAAGGGCAACAGGAAAATGAAAATAAAAGCATTGAAAACAGAGAGCTAAGCTATGGATAA
- the cheD gene encoding chemoreceptor glutamine deamidase CheD, with amino-acid sequence MDSVSWKREQHSQVAYCRQHCLPEFSHINHYWDETRQMVVAKILPGEFYITRQNIAIATTLGSCISACVWDPVAGIGGMNHFLLPLTDKDADQVNWSQRGKESDATRYGNFAMEHLINIILKHGGRKKNLVAKLFGGGDMLNNMSSVGMKNLHFALRYLASEKIQIEKADVGLACPRKVIFEPVTGKAFVKRLQNLSNDTIVRRENDYRHRIDDEHAVEGSVELF; translated from the coding sequence ATGGACTCAGTATCATGGAAGCGTGAGCAGCACAGTCAAGTTGCATATTGCCGGCAACACTGCTTACCTGAGTTCTCCCATATTAACCATTACTGGGATGAAACACGGCAAATGGTGGTTGCCAAGATCTTACCGGGTGAATTTTATATCACCAGGCAAAATATTGCCATTGCGACTACCTTGGGCTCCTGCATTTCTGCCTGTGTATGGGATCCTGTGGCGGGCATTGGCGGCATGAACCATTTTTTGTTACCCCTGACAGATAAAGATGCCGATCAGGTCAACTGGAGTCAACGGGGCAAAGAAAGCGATGCAACCCGTTATGGCAACTTTGCCATGGAGCATTTGATCAATATCATATTAAAGCACGGCGGCCGTAAAAAGAACCTTGTCGCTAAGTTATTTGGCGGCGGGGATATGCTCAACAATATGTCGAGTGTCGGCATGAAGAATCTCCATTTTGCTCTGCGCTACCTTGCTTCTGAAAAAATCCAAATTGAAAAGGCCGATGTCGGCTTAGCTTGTCCCAGAAAAGTCATCTTCGAGCCCGTAACGGGTAAGGCTTTTGTTAAAAGGCTGCAGAACCTGTCTAATGACACCATAGTGAGGCGCGAAAATGATTATCGCCACAGAATAGATGATGAACATGCCGTGGAAGGCTCGGTAGAGTTATTCTAG
- a CDS encoding substrate-binding periplasmic protein — protein MKIINALLFTGILLQLSALAFAVEAIEVVTESWEPYSYLLPDGSVGGTATAKVRRILDKAGIEYTINLYPWTRAYRTALSKRNVLIYSIYRTKERELKFQWLCPFLPTERIYAYALADRRDINIGKLDDLKQYIIGSAREEYAYQFLLEHGFEDNRHLDISSTYNTSLHKLVNHRIDLVIGTRHSIDTRLKSLGYPETKMRAVYEFSTQMIGGNCMAFNIETPSAVVEKVRAALLQVNQAAENASAPE, from the coding sequence ATGAAAATAATCAATGCTTTATTATTTACCGGTATCTTGTTGCAACTGTCAGCGCTTGCTTTTGCCGTGGAAGCGATCGAAGTCGTTACCGAAAGCTGGGAACCTTATAGCTACCTTTTACCCGATGGCAGTGTTGGCGGCACAGCGACAGCCAAAGTTCGCCGTATTCTAGATAAAGCGGGGATTGAATATACCATTAACCTTTATCCCTGGACCCGGGCTTACAGAACTGCGCTGAGTAAAAGAAATGTTTTGATATATTCCATCTACAGAACAAAAGAACGGGAATTAAAATTTCAATGGCTATGCCCTTTTTTACCAACGGAGCGCATATATGCCTATGCATTAGCAGATCGCCGGGACATTAACATAGGCAAGTTAGACGACCTGAAGCAATACATCATAGGAAGTGCCAGGGAAGAGTATGCCTACCAATTTTTGCTTGAGCATGGTTTTGAAGATAACAGGCACCTGGACATCTCCTCTACTTACAACACCAGCCTGCATAAACTGGTCAACCATAGAATAGATCTGGTTATCGGCACCCGGCATTCGATTGACACCAGATTAAAAAGCCTGGGTTATCCAGAGACAAAAATGAGAGCGGTTTATGAATTTAGTACCCAAATGATAGGTGGTAATTGTATGGCTTTTAATATCGAAACACCGAGCGCCGTTGTAGAAAAAGTCAGGGCAGCCTTATTACAAGTAAACCAGGCTGCTGAAAATGCCTCCGCCCCTGAGTAG
- a CDS encoding alpha/beta hydrolase, translating to MNEFWHAFSREKNDQQYNPTLWTKRLPTEELLPAHIAFTQEKSESYRAKGVETLAFGEAEFAGSIDVFRPDTLPENAPIVVYIHGGWWQWFSKEQFSYLAQPFNHQGFAVYMPGYRMAPDWENNTPMESIVRQMQYALAAILKVAEKSAAPTLYLVGHSAGGQLVTMLQHTNWQQFNVSESAVQKLKGIFSLAGLFDIRPLVDSFVNDEIKMSSSSAAAVSPQLLAPAAHNCPVHLLLPELDTPEFFRQTKEYQQKLLAEGRNCYLKLAQSRDHLDIIEKLAEDNDEIMNYLLTNMKVE from the coding sequence ATGAACGAATTCTGGCATGCTTTTTCAAGAGAAAAAAATGATCAGCAATATAACCCGACCTTATGGACAAAGCGTTTACCGACAGAGGAGCTCCTGCCGGCCCATATAGCCTTCACCCAGGAAAAAAGCGAGTCATACCGGGCTAAGGGGGTGGAAACGCTTGCATTCGGTGAAGCTGAATTTGCCGGCTCAATAGATGTCTTTCGTCCCGATACGTTACCGGAAAATGCCCCTATTGTGGTTTATATTCACGGCGGCTGGTGGCAGTGGTTTAGCAAAGAGCAGTTTTCTTATTTGGCACAGCCGTTTAACCATCAGGGGTTTGCGGTTTATATGCCCGGTTATCGTATGGCGCCAGATTGGGAAAACAATACACCTATGGAGTCTATCGTCAGACAAATGCAATATGCCCTGGCCGCCATACTCAAAGTAGCGGAGAAAAGCGCCGCACCTACGCTATACCTGGTGGGACACTCGGCAGGCGGTCAGTTAGTGACTATGCTGCAGCACACCAATTGGCAACAATTTAATGTCTCTGAGTCGGCAGTGCAAAAACTCAAAGGCATCTTTTCACTGGCGGGCTTGTTTGACATCCGCCCGTTAGTGGACAGTTTTGTCAACGATGAAATCAAGATGTCATCCTCTTCTGCAGCCGCCGTAAGCCCGCAATTGCTGGCGCCGGCGGCTCATAACTGCCCGGTACATTTACTGTTACCCGAATTGGATACCCCGGAGTTTTTCAGGCAAACCAAGGAATATCAGCAAAAACTCCTGGCAGAAGGCCGAAACTGTTACCTGAAGTTAGCCCAAAGCAGGGATCATCTTGATATTATTGAAAAACTGGCAGAAGACAATGATGAAATCATGAACTACCTGTTAACGAATATGAAAGTTGAATAA
- a CDS encoding LysR family transcriptional regulator, with the protein MFIKSEHRRLPYQMMIFDEVVKTGSFTKAAQALGHTKSAVSQYISQLEADLGVRLLNRSTRRLNLTVAGQQLARRSEQLVTMLSTSVEEVVSQLAAPQGRLAITAPLAFDTELVTPVIAGLMREYPKLEPELTFTDERLDLLSHKLDLAISVGMQKDSSYHAILLGDINSILVASPEFIACHGIIEPGMLPALPLIILPWQQGSTQIENKGSSLAFHSAAAVKINTSLGAMSAAIKGLGVALVPEILVNQAISDGRLQQVLPDYNGEHRQVYALHSYQQQLPLVIRLFVERLKLRFAA; encoded by the coding sequence ATGTTCATAAAATCTGAACACAGGCGTTTGCCCTACCAAATGATGATCTTCGATGAGGTGGTGAAAACCGGCTCCTTCACCAAAGCGGCACAGGCCTTGGGTCATACCAAGTCGGCGGTGAGCCAGTATATCAGCCAGTTAGAGGCCGATTTAGGGGTGAGGTTACTGAACCGCAGCACCCGGCGCTTGAATTTGACGGTGGCGGGCCAGCAGCTTGCCAGGCGCAGCGAGCAGTTGGTGACTATGCTCAGCACCAGCGTCGAAGAGGTGGTGTCTCAGCTGGCGGCGCCGCAGGGACGCCTGGCAATAACCGCCCCTTTAGCTTTTGATACCGAATTAGTGACTCCCGTGATTGCCGGATTGATGCGGGAGTACCCTAAGCTTGAGCCTGAGCTGACATTTACCGATGAGCGTCTGGATTTGCTGAGCCATAAGCTGGATTTGGCTATTTCCGTCGGCATGCAAAAAGACAGCAGTTATCATGCGATTTTATTGGGAGATATCAACAGTATTCTGGTGGCATCTCCCGAATTTATTGCCTGCCACGGGATAATCGAGCCCGGGATGCTGCCGGCTTTACCTTTAATTATTTTGCCTTGGCAGCAGGGGAGCACTCAAATCGAAAACAAAGGCAGCAGTTTGGCTTTTCACTCGGCTGCGGCGGTTAAAATCAATACCAGTTTAGGGGCCATGAGTGCGGCAATCAAGGGGTTGGGAGTGGCATTAGTGCCGGAAATTTTGGTGAATCAGGCAATCAGCGACGGCCGCTTGCAGCAAGTGTTGCCTGATTATAACGGTGAACACAGACAGGTTTATGCGCTGCACTCTTATCAGCAGCAATTACCTTTAGTGATCCGTTTATTTGTCGAACGGTTAAAGCTGCGTTTTGCCGCTTAG
- a CDS encoding RidA family protein, with protein MMFKKNNLKNLSLLVTALTSLLLSPAIVAKESDKTVEFLNTKPSSSRLPFSEIVRLENTLYLSGQIGLDPATKKLANGGFKAEADQTMKNIKQTMQAHGYNMEQVVKCTVMLTDIADFKAFNQVYTQYFSPPYPARSAFAVNQLALNSSVEVECIAAAFN; from the coding sequence ATGATGTTTAAAAAAAATAACCTGAAAAACCTGAGCCTGCTTGTTACAGCTCTGACCAGCTTGCTGCTAAGCCCCGCCATAGTGGCGAAAGAAAGTGATAAGACAGTCGAGTTTTTAAATACCAAGCCGTCTTCGTCCCGGCTGCCTTTTTCAGAGATAGTACGCCTTGAAAACACTCTGTATCTCTCGGGCCAGATAGGCCTGGATCCGGCAACGAAAAAGCTGGCAAACGGTGGCTTTAAAGCCGAAGCAGACCAGACCATGAAAAATATTAAACAAACAATGCAAGCCCATGGTTATAACATGGAGCAAGTGGTCAAATGTACGGTCATGCTAACCGACATTGCTGACTTTAAAGCATTTAATCAAGTGTATACACAATACTTTTCGCCTCCTTATCCAGCCAGGAGCGCCTTTGCCGTTAATCAGCTTGCATTAAATTCCAGTGTTGAAGTGGAATGCATTGCCGCTGCTTTTAATTAG
- a CDS encoding GFA family protein — protein MEITGGCHCGALKYHAQIDPEKVLICHCTDCQQLSGAAFRTVVVSKPDGLTFSQGQAKEYTKIAESGNKRAQGFCSNCGSSIYATSTDKTNRIYGIRVGSVHQRNELIPSSQIWCRSSVPWLDDLPEMTKFETVPSK, from the coding sequence ATGGAGATCACCGGCGGCTGCCACTGCGGCGCACTCAAATACCATGCGCAAATAGACCCTGAAAAAGTGCTTATTTGCCACTGCACGGATTGTCAGCAACTCTCCGGGGCGGCATTTAGAACCGTGGTGGTATCAAAACCCGACGGATTAACCTTTAGCCAAGGGCAGGCAAAAGAATATACAAAAATAGCCGAAAGCGGCAATAAACGCGCGCAAGGGTTCTGCAGCAATTGCGGCAGCAGTATTTATGCAACCTCGACCGATAAAACAAATCGGATTTACGGTATCCGGGTCGGCTCGGTGCATCAAAGAAACGAACTTATTCCATCGAGTCAGATCTGGTGCCGCTCGTCAGTGCCCTGGCTCGATGATTTACCTGAAATGACAAAATTTGAAACGGTGCCGTCAAAATGA